Proteins from one Camelina sativa cultivar DH55 chromosome 8, Cs, whole genome shotgun sequence genomic window:
- the LOC104706813 gene encoding probable protein phosphatase 2C 71 yields MGYMDLALSYSNQMRVVEAPASGGGLSQNGKFSYGYASSAGKRSSMEDFFETRIDGIDGEIVGLFGVFDGHGGARAAEYVKRHLFSNLITHPKFISDTKSAIADAYTHTDSELLKSENSQTRDAGSTASTAILVGDRLLVANVGDSRAVICRGGNAFAVSRDHKPDQSDERERIENAGGFVMWAGTWRVGGVLAVSRAFGDRLLKQYVVADPEIQEEKIDDSLEFLILASDGLWDVFSNEEAVAVVKEVEEPEESSKKLVGEAIRRGSADNITCVVVRFLERKTANNNGSSSSEDVNQGEIAVINDSDHKNSAKETNQDHTAVHRDMDRNTESESLNQKPVTARSNEISNQKPIARSDESSNQKPIAGRSDESSNKKSIAASSSESLNQKPTEARSNDSLNQKPTAFTEAERSVSSEQSGLAGEKNQMPIAIRSDSEAKSSVKVPNQRKITVDNDLDHIIAKKPVTATQSHTSSLEQSGSTSEKNRKPNEVHSDSSASKASSVPSISY; encoded by the exons ATGGGATATATGGACTTGGCGTTATCGTATTCGAATCAAATGCGGGTTGTTGAAGCTCCTGCAAGCGGAGGCGGTCTAAG TCAGAATGGAAAATTCAGCTATGGATATGCAAGCTCAGCTGGGAAGAGATCATCTATGGAAGACTTTTTTGAGACGAGGATCGATGGTATCGATGGCGAAATCGTTGGTCTATTTGGCGTCTTCGATG GCCATGGTGGAGCCAGAGCAGCTGAGTATGTGAAGCGTCATCTTTTCAGCAATCTTATTACTCATCCTAAGTTCatctctgataccaaatctgCAATAG ctGATGCTTATACTCATACAGACTCTGAACTTCTCAAGTCAGAAAATAGTCAAACTAGAGATGCTGGTTCAACTGCCTCCACAGCTATTCTCGTTGGTGATCGTTTACTTGTTGCAAATGTTGGTGATTCCAGAGCTGTTATATGTCGAGGTGGAAATG CTTTTGCTGTGTCAAGAGACCATAAACCTGACCAAAGTGATGAGCGTGAACGGATTGAGAATGCTGGTGGTTTTGTGATGTGGGCAG GGACTTGGAGAGTTGGAGGAGTTCTTGCAGTTTCTCGCGCTTTTGGTGATAGACTGCTGAAACAGTATGTTGTTGCTGATCCAGAGATTCAG GAAGAGAAGATTGATGATTCTCTTGAGTTTCTGATCCTTGCAAGTGATGGACTATGGGATGTTTTCTCCAATGAG GAAGCAGTTGCAGTGGTGAAGGAAGTTGAAGAACCGGAAGAGTCTTCGAAGAAACTTGTGGGTGAAGCAATAAGGAGAGGAAGTGCAGATAATATTACATGTGTAGTTGTACGTTTCTTGGAGAGAAAGACTGCTAACAACAATGGTTCCAGCTCATCTGAGGATGTAAATCAGGGGGAGATCGCTGTTATAAATGACTCAGACCACAAGAACTCAGCCAAAGAAACCAATCAAGACCATACTGCAGTACACAGGGATATGGACCGCAACACTGAAAGTGAAAGCCTGAACCAGAAGCCAGTTACAGCTAGAAGCAATGAAATCTCAAACCAGAAGCCAATTGCCAGAAGCGATGAAAGCTCAAACCAAAAGCCTATTGCAGGTAGAAGCGATGAAAGCTCAAACAAAAAGTCTATTGCAGCTAGTAGCAGTGAAAGCCTGAACCAAAAGCCGACCGAAGCTAGAAGCAACGACAGCTTGAACCAAAAGCCAACCGCGTTTACAGAAGCAGAACGCAGCGTTTCTTCGGAACAGAGTGGTTTAGCCGGGGAAAAGAATCAAATGCCAATCGCAATCCGTAGTGACTCAGAGGCCAAGAGCTCAGTCAAAGTACCTAACCAAAGGAAGATCACAGTAGATAATGACTTGGACCATATCATTGCAAAGAAGCCGGTCACAGCAACACAGTCACACACCAGTTCCTTAGAACAGAGCGGATCAACCAGTGAAAAGAATCGAAAGCCAAACGAAGTTCATAGCGATTCCTCCGCTAGCAAGGCAAGTAGCGTTCCCTCTATCTCTTACTAA